The following is a genomic window from Streptomyces sp. BHT-5-2.
CCTGGGCGGCAAGGCGTGGGAACGCGCCGGCCAGATCTGGTACGACGTCCTGACCGGCGGCCACCTGGCCAAGAACGCCCAGTTCGCCGACTTCGCCAACCTCACCGTCCAGGCCGCCCAGGCCCGTTACGGCGCCTCCGGCAACGAACACGAGGCCGTGGTCAAGGCGTGGTCCACGGTCGGCGTCACCGGCAAGTAGTCCCGCCTCCGGGGGAGGGGACGGCCGCCCGCGCGACTATTCCCTCCCCTTCGGGTAGGAGCCCCCCATGCGCATCCACATCCGCCGCACCGGCGGCTTCACCGGCATCGAGCGGCACGCCGAGATCGACACGGACGACCGCCCCGACGCCGCCGAGCTGCACACCCTGGCCGAACACGCCCTGACGGCGGCCCACCCGACACCCCCGGCCGGTATCCCCGACGGCTTCCGCTACACC
Proteins encoded in this region:
- a CDS encoding protealysin inhibitor emfourin, coding for MRIHIRRTGGFTGIERHAEIDTDDRPDAAELHTLAEHALTAAHPTPPAGIPDGFRYTLTVDGRTAYCTDPQLTDEQRELITRVLKEGA